The following proteins are co-located in the Desulfoscipio sp. XC116 genome:
- the fliD gene encoding flagellar filament capping protein FliD has protein sequence MASGLRIAGLASGIDTESIIKDLMNAQRIPLQKLQQERQILEWKQEDYREINTALRTFRDVAFNMKLQGTYMAKNTHSSNEDAVAAECSSSTPTGSYTVKVNNLATGVSKGSKAELADEKNEDGTTKTLAEQFGVSGDEDGKINFTLEGAKGQSDFSFDKDTDSIYDVVIAINDADLGIRASYDATLNRFFLNTESTGSAQKIVVTNDENNFLSYGESQSVGDSILKLDIQEGSADYKGVDASFDFGDVTGLTSSTNTVTVNGITLELKEGGGATGTITVSNDTEAVFDAVIDFIDKYNSLMETISNKLYEKSYKDYTPLTDEQREKLTDDQIDTWTDKARSGLLRYDSMLSELYNKFRTTMSSVVDDVSGGYMENGKLVKNDRLSKLGITTTKDYMSAKLEINDSVKEQLRKAIENDPQGIIDLFTKSSDAEDASDSELGIAQRLYNNVNYGINRLMEKAGSESDFALVDESVIGEEIGDIDDDIETMEDRLQQVEDRYWRQFTAMEQAIQQLNSQSAWLAQQFGMNG, from the coding sequence ATGGCTTCCGGCCTGAGAATAGCTGGTCTGGCGTCGGGTATTGATACTGAATCGATTATAAAGGATTTGATGAACGCACAAAGAATACCCCTCCAAAAATTACAACAGGAGAGGCAAATACTGGAGTGGAAACAGGAGGATTACCGAGAGATTAATACTGCCTTGCGTACCTTCAGGGATGTTGCTTTTAACATGAAGCTGCAGGGTACTTATATGGCTAAAAATACCCACTCTTCCAATGAAGACGCGGTTGCGGCCGAATGCTCCAGCAGTACCCCGACAGGCAGCTACACCGTTAAGGTAAATAATTTGGCAACGGGTGTGTCCAAAGGCAGTAAGGCTGAACTGGCTGATGAAAAAAATGAAGACGGTACGACAAAGACACTGGCGGAGCAGTTCGGGGTTAGCGGAGATGAAGACGGGAAAATTAATTTTACCCTGGAAGGAGCCAAAGGACAAAGCGACTTTAGTTTTGATAAGGATACGGACAGCATATATGATGTTGTGATCGCGATAAATGACGCTGACCTGGGTATTAGAGCCAGTTACGACGCCACGTTGAATCGTTTTTTCCTTAACACTGAATCAACCGGCAGTGCGCAAAAAATCGTAGTGACCAATGATGAAAACAATTTTCTGTCATATGGTGAAAGTCAGAGTGTTGGCGACAGTATACTAAAACTCGATATTCAGGAAGGCAGTGCGGACTACAAAGGGGTAGATGCTTCTTTTGATTTCGGCGACGTAACCGGGTTGACCAGTTCCACCAACACAGTGACAGTAAATGGAATAACCTTGGAGCTTAAAGAGGGTGGCGGCGCTACCGGCACTATCACGGTTTCCAATGACACAGAAGCCGTTTTTGATGCTGTTATAGATTTTATCGATAAATACAATTCTTTAATGGAAACAATATCGAATAAGCTCTATGAAAAGAGTTATAAAGATTACACACCCCTAACCGATGAACAGCGGGAGAAGCTTACCGATGATCAAATCGATACGTGGACCGATAAGGCGCGCAGTGGTCTGCTGCGCTATGATTCCATGCTGTCGGAATTATATAATAAATTTCGCACCACCATGTCTTCTGTGGTAGACGATGTTTCCGGCGGATACATGGAAAACGGCAAGCTAGTAAAGAATGACCGCCTTTCCAAGCTTGGTATTACCACAACCAAGGATTATATGTCGGCTAAATTGGAAATTAATGATTCCGTTAAAGAGCAGTTGAGGAAAGCCATAGAAAATGATCCCCAGGGTATTATTGACTTATTTACCAAGTCTTCCGATGCCGAGGATGCTTCCGATAGCGAATTGGGTATTGCACAGCGGTTATACAATAACGTAAATTACGGCATAAACCGGCTTATGGAAAAAGCAGGCAGTGAAAGTGACTTCGCACTGGTGGATGAAAGTGTTATCGGCGAGGAAATCGGTGATATAGATGACGATATTGAGACCATGGAGGATCGTTTGCAGCAGGTAGAGGACCGCTATTGGCGCCAGTTTACGGCTATGGAACAGGCCATACAACAGCTGAATTCACAAAGCGCCTGGCTTGCGCAGCAGTTCGGCATGAATGGCTAG
- a CDS encoding Rpn family recombination-promoting nuclease/putative transposase: MAKIKGINRTNDYLFKRIFGSDEGKDALIGFLNAVLEPSPSQELTSVELLDRELDPKYLLDKAARLDILAQTATGSLVNIEVQVVNKYNIDKRTLFYWAGLYHGQLGSSENFINLRKTITINILGFNWFRGNTGKYHHTFHIREDQTGELLNDDLEIHFLELGKVAKLKRKPLNNLEEWLLYLNNIQGEEMEEIAMGNPGIRKALTIEQIFLKNNTERRLYELREKAVRDEISMLAGARAEGEAKGEAKGRADAICTFLDVRFGKSSKGLQGKVKSISKLDVLDRIINKIYTAESLEDAGAIIDNATK, from the coding sequence TTGGCGAAGATAAAAGGAATCAACCGAACCAACGATTACCTGTTTAAAAGGATATTCGGCTCGGACGAGGGCAAAGATGCACTTATCGGTTTTCTTAATGCCGTGCTGGAACCATCACCGAGTCAAGAATTAACATCTGTGGAGTTGTTAGACCGGGAACTGGATCCCAAATACTTGCTGGACAAAGCTGCCAGACTGGACATTCTGGCCCAAACAGCAACCGGGTCATTGGTGAATATAGAAGTGCAGGTAGTAAATAAATACAACATCGACAAAAGAACCCTGTTTTACTGGGCAGGGCTATATCACGGACAATTGGGCAGTAGTGAGAACTTTATAAATCTCAGAAAAACTATCACCATCAACATACTCGGCTTTAACTGGTTTAGGGGGAATACCGGTAAATATCATCACACCTTTCATATTAGAGAAGACCAAACGGGTGAGTTGTTGAACGATGATTTGGAAATTCATTTCCTGGAGTTGGGGAAAGTTGCCAAGTTGAAGCGCAAACCCTTGAATAACCTGGAGGAATGGCTGCTTTATTTAAATAATATTCAAGGAGAAGAAATGGAGGAAATCGCCATGGGAAACCCCGGAATTCGGAAAGCATTGACCATTGAACAGATCTTCTTAAAGAACAATACGGAGCGCAGGCTATACGAGCTCAGGGAAAAAGCCGTTAGGGATGAAATCTCCATGCTGGCCGGTGCAAGGGCTGAAGGTGAGGCTAAGGGTGAGGCTAAGGGCAGGGCTGATGCCATTTGTACATTTCTTGATGTAAGGTTTGGCAAGTCCTCAAAGGGCTTACAGGGAAAAGTAAAGTCCATCAGTAAATTGGATGTTTTAGACAGGATCATCAACAAGATTTATACCGCCGAATCGTTGGAAGATGCCGGGGCCATTATAGATAATGCCACAAAGTGA
- a CDS encoding YjfB family protein, with translation MDIAALSILKSQIQLQQDVGIAIMKKAMGTAEQSGSLVNQMLDKAAEGRAAAQVKMPHLGNNINALV, from the coding sequence ATGGACATAGCGGCACTGTCGATACTGAAAAGCCAAATCCAGCTGCAGCAAGACGTGGGTATTGCCATAATGAAAAAAGCCATGGGTACTGCGGAGCAAAGCGGCAGCCTGGTTAATCAAATGCTGGATAAGGCAGCGGAGGGGAGAGCGGCAGCTCAGGTTAAAATGCCCCACCTGGGTAATAATATCAATGCTTTGGTATAG
- a CDS encoding DUF1232 domain-containing protein yields the protein MTAKQEDFYRNMRSKIKDWLKTKNGSDNKWAEYILLAPDFFHLLCKLAIDKDVLVTDKAKLVGAIVYFISPLDLIPEGIVGPAGYVDDIALTAYVLNSVINNTNPEVVRRHWAGEGDVLEVIKSVLAVADQMVGSGLWRKLRAKF from the coding sequence ATGACTGCAAAACAAGAAGATTTTTATCGGAATATGAGATCTAAAATTAAAGATTGGCTAAAAACAAAAAATGGCTCTGATAACAAATGGGCTGAATATATTTTGCTTGCCCCGGATTTCTTTCACTTACTTTGCAAACTAGCCATTGACAAAGATGTACTTGTAACGGATAAAGCTAAATTGGTAGGAGCTATTGTTTACTTTATATCCCCTTTAGATTTAATTCCCGAAGGCATTGTTGGCCCTGCAGGGTATGTGGATGATATTGCTCTAACTGCTTATGTCTTAAACTCAGTTATTAATAACACAAATCCCGAAGTAGTTAGGAGACACTGGGCCGGTGAAGGAGATGTACTCGAGGTTATCAAGTCTGTATTAGCCGTGGCGGATCAGATGGTCGGATCAGGATTATGGAGAAAATTAAGAGCTAAGTTTTAG
- a CDS encoding nucleotidyltransferase domain-containing protein — MKPPFCTLNEARGLEIIMNVTFTEEIKNIIDTVITYFADKENVLAVYLFGSAAKKLMRKNSDIDIAVLLDKKLNDKIERLDFILTSAMELEKKTSRPFDVVDVTAAPPALQHQILKTAQLLVENDRSSRINFEVDSRRKYYDLLPLYQARDRNVLQKFRR; from the coding sequence TTGAAACCGCCCTTTTGTACCTTGAACGAAGCGAGAGGACTAGAAATAATAATGAATGTTACCTTTACTGAAGAAATAAAAAATATTATAGACACCGTAATTACATACTTTGCCGATAAAGAAAATGTATTGGCTGTATATCTTTTCGGTTCGGCGGCCAAAAAACTGATGCGAAAAAACAGTGATATTGATATCGCCGTGTTATTGGACAAAAAGTTAAATGATAAAATAGAGCGTCTTGACTTTATCTTGACCAGCGCTATGGAACTGGAAAAGAAAACAAGTCGGCCGTTTGATGTGGTGGATGTTACCGCAGCTCCTCCGGCACTTCAGCATCAAATACTCAAAACAGCTCAATTATTAGTGGAAAATGACCGGTCGTCTCGTATAAATTTTGAAGTTGATTCACGCCGAAAATACTATGATTTGCTGCCACTTTACCAAGCACGGGACAGAAATGTATTACAAAAATTCAGGAGGTAA
- a CDS encoding DUF86 domain-containing protein — MVEQEVIREKLKYLAEYIDDLEQEQAISMNEFINNKKVRRYIERTLHLSIECCLDISSHIISSERLREPESNKDIFLVLAENGYIPGKELAQLSKMAQFRNLIVHSYAKIDPEIVYIILKRNVADLRKFAQYIYERFLQNIQ, encoded by the coding sequence TTGGTTGAGCAGGAAGTTATAAGGGAAAAACTAAAATACCTTGCTGAATACATTGATGATCTGGAACAAGAACAAGCAATTTCAATGAACGAATTCATAAATAATAAAAAAGTGCGCCGTTACATAGAAAGAACGCTGCATCTGTCCATAGAATGTTGTCTGGATATAAGCAGCCATATCATATCAAGCGAAAGGCTGCGTGAACCTGAAAGCAACAAAGATATTTTTTTAGTCCTGGCAGAGAACGGTTACATCCCCGGCAAGGAGCTTGCCCAATTATCAAAAATGGCTCAGTTCCGAAACCTTATTGTCCATAGTTACGCCAAAATTGACCCTGAAATAGTATATATAATTCTCAAACGCAACGTTGCAGATTTGAGAAAATTCGCCCAATATATATATGAACGTTTTCTTCAGAATATTCAATAG
- a CDS encoding YjfB family protein: MDIAALSILKSQIQLQQDVGIAIMKKAMGTAEQSGSLINQMLDKAAEGRAAAQVKMPHLGNNINALV, translated from the coding sequence ATGGACATAGCGGCACTGTCGATACTGAAAAGCCAAATCCAGCTGCAGCAAGACGTGGGTATTGCCATAATGAAAAAAGCCATGGGTACTGCGGAGCAGAGCGGCAGCCTAATTAATCAAATGCTGGATAAGGCAGCGGAGGGGAGAGCGGCAGCTCAAGTTAAAATGCCCCACCTGGGTAATAATATCAATGCTTTAGTATAG
- a CDS encoding Rpn family recombination-promoting nuclease/putative transposase, whose product MVKSRKINRTNDYLFKRIFGSDEGKDALIGFLNAVLKPTLDQELTSVELLDRELDPKYLLDKAARLDILAKTATGALVNIEVQVVNKYNIDKRTLFYWAGLYHGQLGSSENFINLRKTITINILGFNWFRGNTGKYHHTFHIREDQTGELLNDDLEIHFLELGKVAKLKRKPLNNLEEWLLYLNNIQGEEMEEIAMGNPGIRKALTIEQIFLKNNTERRLYELREKAVRDEISMLAGARAEGEAKGEAKGRADAICTFLDVRFGKSSKGLQGKVKSISKLDVLDRIINKIYTAESLEDAGAIIDNATK is encoded by the coding sequence TTGGTGAAATCAAGAAAGATCAACCGAACCAACGATTACCTGTTCAAAAGGATATTCGGCTCGGACGAGGGCAAAGATGCACTTATCGGTTTTCTTAACGCCGTGCTGAAACCGACATTGGATCAAGAATTAACGTCAGTGGAGTTGTTAGACCGGGAGTTGGACCCCAAATACTTGCTGGACAAAGCCGCCAGACTGGACATCTTGGCCAAGACAGCAACCGGAGCATTAGTGAATATAGAAGTACAGGTAGTAAATAAATACAACATCGACAAAAGAACCCTGTTTTACTGGGCAGGGCTATATCACGGACAATTGGGCAGTAGTGAGAACTTTATAAATCTCAGAAAAACTATCACCATCAACATACTCGGCTTTAACTGGTTTAGGGGGAATACCGGTAAATATCATCACACCTTTCATATTAGAGAAGACCAAACGGGTGAGTTGTTGAACGATGATTTGGAAATTCATTTCCTGGAGTTGGGGAAAGTTGCCAAGTTGAAGCGCAAACCCTTGAATAACCTGGAGGAATGGCTGCTTTATTTAAATAATATTCAAGGAGAAGAAATGGAGGAAATCGCCATGGGAAACCCCGGAATTCGGAAAGCATTGACCATTGAACAGATCTTCTTAAAGAACAATACGGAGCGCAGGCTATACGAGCTCAGGGAAAAAGCCGTTAGGGATGAAATCTCCATGCTGGCCGGTGCAAGGGCTGAAGGTGAGGCTAAGGGTGAGGCTAAGGGCAGGGCTGATGCCATTTGTACATTTCTTGATGTAAGGTTTGGCAAGTCCTCAAAGGGCTTACAGGGAAAAGTAAAGTCCATCAGTAAATTGGATGTTTTAGACAGGATCATCAACAAGATTTATACCGCCGAATCGTTGGAAGATGCCGGGGCCATTATAGATAATGCCACAAAGTGA
- a CDS encoding YjfB family protein: MDIAALSILKSQIQLQQDAGIAIMKKAMSTAEQGGSLVNQMLDKAAEGKTAAQVKMPHLGNNINALV, from the coding sequence ATGGACATAGCGGCATTGTCGATACTGAAAAGCCAAATCCAGCTGCAGCAGGACGCGGGCATTGCCATAATGAAAAAAGCCATGAGCACTGCGGAACAGGGCGGCAGCCTGGTTAATCAAATGCTGGATAAGGCTGCGGAGGGGAAAACGGCAGCTCAGGTTAAAATGCCCCACCTGGGTAATAATATCAATGCTTTAGTGTAG
- a CDS encoding DegT/DnrJ/EryC1/StrS family aminotransferase — MQFRDLKTQYQRYKDEIDSAIQEVLSNTNFIGGKQVSELEAQLAEYVGVRHCISCANGTEAMTLTAMAWGIKEGDAVFVPDFTFFSTGEIVSFEGATPVFVDVERDTFNLDPVKLERTIQKIIAEGKLTPRAIVPVDLFGLPANYFEIIEIAKKYHLLILEDGAQGFGGNINGQRACSFGDAATTSFFPAKPLGCYGDGGAVFTSDDKLAQLLKSLKVHGKGDNKYDNVRIGVNSRLDTIQAAILQIKLKAFINHELEEVNRVCQYYNKRLGGVVETPVIPDGFYSSFAQYTIKLKNKEQRDDLQAKLKEQGIPSMIYYIKPMHRQGAFANLEFDENDFEVTNELCDIVLSLPMHPYLTEDDVTTVCDVIKLRLI; from the coding sequence ATGCAATTTAGAGATTTAAAAACACAATACCAAAGATATAAAGATGAGATTGATTCCGCAATACAGGAAGTATTATCAAATACAAATTTCATTGGCGGTAAACAGGTTAGCGAATTGGAAGCACAGTTGGCCGAATACGTTGGCGTTAGGCATTGCATTTCCTGTGCCAACGGAACCGAGGCAATGACGCTTACGGCTATGGCCTGGGGAATCAAAGAAGGGGATGCCGTTTTTGTGCCTGACTTCACTTTTTTCTCGACAGGCGAGATTGTCTCTTTTGAGGGAGCGACCCCTGTATTCGTAGATGTAGAACGAGACACTTTCAACTTAGATCCTGTAAAACTGGAGAGAACAATTCAGAAGATAATAGCAGAAGGAAAATTAACCCCCAGGGCTATCGTCCCAGTTGATTTATTTGGTCTTCCCGCAAACTATTTTGAAATTATAGAAATAGCAAAGAAATACCACCTATTAATTCTGGAAGACGGCGCTCAGGGCTTTGGTGGCAATATTAATGGACAAAGAGCTTGCAGCTTTGGCGACGCAGCAACTACTTCATTTTTCCCTGCAAAACCGTTGGGATGTTATGGAGATGGGGGAGCTGTGTTTACCAGTGATGACAAGTTGGCACAGCTTTTGAAATCCCTGAAAGTTCACGGCAAGGGCGATAATAAATACGATAATGTGAGAATTGGTGTTAATTCAAGATTGGATACTATTCAAGCTGCTATATTACAAATAAAGTTAAAAGCATTTATTAACCACGAACTGGAGGAGGTAAACAGGGTATGCCAATATTACAATAAAAGACTGGGCGGTGTTGTCGAAACACCCGTAATACCGGATGGGTTCTATTCGAGTTTTGCTCAGTACACTATCAAACTGAAGAATAAAGAACAGCGTGATGATCTGCAAGCCAAACTGAAAGAGCAAGGCATCCCAAGCATGATTTATTATATTAAGCCTATGCATAGACAGGGAGCATTTGCAAATTTAGAGTTTGATGAAAATGATTTTGAAGTGACCAATGAACTATGCGATATAGTTCTTTCACTACCAATGCATCCTTATTTAACTGAAGACGATGTTACAACCGTATGTGATGTAATTAAGTTAAGGCTTATATAG
- a CDS encoding UDP-3-O-(3-hydroxymyristoyl)glucosamine N-acyltransferase gives MLLSLIKKITECQVVRDCEVDSLGLATSYSNNKKVLSFLADKKFLDTVLENNSITALICTEEIYNSMLIPAKYGLIIAIDPKIAFYDIHNKLAKEDFYWKHFKNKISDTARISDKAIIGEDSIQIGDNVLIEAGVVVHPGSIIGNNVIIRSGTQVGSSGFQFVNNGETVFPVKTAGRLIISDYVEVQHNCCIDRGIMGDTVLDKYVKLDNFVHIAHDNFIGRRTFITAGVKLAGRVVVGKDCWLGVNATVSNGISIGDNCRISLGSVVTKDVPSNSTVSGNFAISHERFIKFIKSIK, from the coding sequence ATGCTTTTGTCATTAATTAAAAAAATAACAGAGTGTCAAGTTGTTCGAGATTGTGAGGTAGATTCTTTAGGTCTAGCTACCTCATATAGTAATAATAAAAAAGTTTTGAGCTTCCTAGCAGATAAAAAATTTTTAGATACAGTCCTTGAGAATAATAGCATTACTGCATTGATATGCACAGAAGAGATCTATAACAGTATGCTTATACCAGCTAAATATGGTCTGATAATAGCAATAGATCCAAAGATTGCATTTTATGATATACATAATAAATTAGCAAAAGAAGACTTTTATTGGAAACACTTTAAAAATAAAATTTCCGATACAGCCCGAATCTCGGATAAGGCTATAATTGGCGAAGATAGTATACAAATTGGGGATAATGTTTTAATTGAAGCAGGGGTTGTAGTACACCCGGGTTCGATAATTGGAAATAATGTAATTATTCGTTCCGGAACACAGGTGGGCTCTAGTGGATTTCAATTTGTTAATAATGGAGAAACAGTATTTCCAGTTAAAACAGCTGGACGTCTAATAATAAGTGACTATGTGGAAGTCCAGCACAATTGTTGCATTGATCGAGGTATTATGGGAGATACAGTATTAGATAAATATGTAAAGTTGGACAACTTTGTGCATATTGCTCATGATAACTTTATAGGGAGACGTACCTTTATTACGGCAGGTGTTAAACTGGCAGGACGTGTAGTTGTGGGTAAGGATTGTTGGTTGGGTGTTAATGCAACTGTTTCAAATGGTATTAGTATTGGCGATAATTGCAGAATTTCTTTAGGGTCAGTGGTTACTAAAGACGTACCATCAAATTCGACTGTATCAGGCAATTTTGCAATAAGTCATGAAAGATTTATTAAATTCATAAAATCCATAAAATAG
- a CDS encoding Gfo/Idh/MocA family oxidoreductase, translated as MDRKICVIGGGRWGQNHIRTLFQMGNLAGIVETNQNRLDELFMQYPVKAFTKLDDAIEQGFDGYILATPAETHYPVGKKLLERGLNVLIEKPMVLSSENSKELVDIAEKTKARLMVGHLLLFHPAIKKIKEAIDSGKIGRLYYIYSNRLNLGTVRTEENVFWSFAPHDISILDYFIGHVAIKIEARGTKFLQDKIYDVTMAHLTYPGNVHAHIFVSWLHPFKEQRLVVVGSKGMIVFEDSSLDKNILYYNKHIDWVDEKPVKIEHPDEIIKYKKDMPLPEELKYFIDNLDKTIEVASGKTGHEVVKVLETVQKLITKDE; from the coding sequence ATGGATAGAAAAATATGTGTAATTGGAGGAGGACGATGGGGGCAAAACCATATCAGAACTCTCTTCCAAATGGGTAATTTGGCGGGTATCGTTGAAACTAATCAGAACAGGCTAGATGAATTATTTATGCAATACCCAGTGAAAGCTTTTACTAAATTAGATGATGCAATTGAGCAAGGATTTGATGGTTACATATTAGCCACACCTGCTGAGACCCATTATCCAGTGGGAAAGAAATTATTGGAACGCGGACTTAATGTACTTATAGAAAAGCCAATGGTTCTTTCTTCTGAGAATTCAAAGGAACTTGTTGATATTGCCGAAAAGACAAAGGCCAGATTAATGGTGGGACACCTTTTGCTATTTCATCCGGCCATTAAAAAAATTAAAGAAGCCATCGACAGTGGTAAAATCGGGCGGCTCTACTATATTTATTCTAATAGGTTAAACTTGGGGACAGTTAGAACTGAGGAAAATGTGTTTTGGTCATTTGCACCACATGATATTTCCATTTTGGATTATTTCATAGGACATGTTGCTATTAAAATAGAAGCGCGAGGGACAAAATTTCTACAAGATAAAATCTATGATGTGACAATGGCTCACCTTACCTACCCCGGAAATGTACATGCTCATATCTTTGTTTCTTGGCTTCATCCTTTCAAAGAACAAAGATTAGTTGTAGTTGGAAGTAAAGGAATGATTGTCTTTGAAGATTCTTCTTTAGATAAGAACATTCTTTATTATAATAAACATATTGATTGGGTGGATGAAAAACCAGTTAAGATAGAGCACCCTGATGAAATTATTAAGTATAAGAAAGATATGCCTTTACCTGAAGAATTGAAGTACTTTATTGACAATCTGGATAAAACAATTGAAGTTGCTAGTGGAAAAACGGGCCATGAAGTAGTTAAAGTATTGGAGACTGTGCAAAAGTTAATAACTAAGGATGAATGA
- a CDS encoding nucleotide sugar dehydrogenase codes for MSELKNKILNKTATLGVVGLGYVGLPLAVEKAKAGFKTIGFDVQDSKVEMVNAGKNYIGDVVNEDLATLVNSGLLSATNDFSQVAQADCVCICVPTPLDVYQQPDISYVKASTESIVPYMHKEMLIVLESTTYPGTTEELLKPILETSGLKCGEDFYLAFSPERVDPGNLIYKTKNTPKVVGGITPKCTDIAATLYECVLVACIHRVSSPAIAEMEKILENTYRNINIGLVNELAILCEKMNINFWEVIDAAKTKPYGFQAFYPGPGLGGHCIPLDPYYLSWKAREYGFHTSMIEASMIINDRMPEYCVERAAKILNRFKKAMNGSKVLVLGVAYKQDIDDFRESPAIKVIEGLKKNGSYVVYFDPYASEYRKQGKVMKSEPALTAELIESADLVMITTAHSNVDYDFVQKHAKIIFDTKNAMKDIANRENIEVL; via the coding sequence ATGAGTGAACTCAAAAACAAAATACTTAATAAAACAGCAACCCTTGGCGTAGTGGGTCTAGGCTATGTAGGGCTGCCACTAGCTGTCGAAAAAGCCAAGGCCGGCTTTAAAACCATAGGATTTGACGTGCAGGATTCAAAAGTAGAAATGGTTAACGCTGGGAAAAACTATATTGGTGATGTTGTAAATGAAGACCTTGCAACTCTAGTCAATTCAGGCTTACTTTCAGCCACTAACGATTTTTCACAAGTTGCCCAAGCAGACTGTGTTTGTATATGTGTTCCTACACCGCTAGACGTATACCAGCAGCCAGACATTAGCTATGTTAAGGCTTCAACTGAGAGCATCGTACCATATATGCACAAGGAGATGTTGATAGTCCTTGAGTCTACTACATATCCGGGTACGACTGAAGAACTACTTAAGCCTATACTTGAAACATCCGGTTTGAAATGCGGAGAGGATTTTTATCTTGCTTTTTCACCGGAACGTGTCGATCCGGGGAATCTTATTTACAAGACTAAGAATACTCCTAAAGTTGTGGGTGGGATAACGCCAAAGTGTACTGATATAGCAGCTACCTTATATGAATGCGTATTGGTTGCATGTATCCACCGCGTATCTTCACCGGCAATCGCTGAGATGGAGAAGATATTGGAAAATACATACCGCAATATTAACATTGGTCTAGTCAATGAACTAGCCATTCTATGTGAAAAGATGAACATAAACTTTTGGGAAGTCATTGATGCAGCCAAAACTAAACCATATGGTTTTCAGGCGTTTTACCCCGGTCCCGGTTTAGGCGGGCACTGCATCCCTTTGGATCCCTATTATTTGTCTTGGAAGGCACGTGAATATGGTTTCCATACCTCTATGATAGAGGCATCCATGATAATAAATGACCGCATGCCGGAGTATTGTGTAGAGCGGGCAGCCAAGATTTTAAATCGCTTTAAGAAGGCGATGAACGGTTCTAAGGTGTTGGTGCTTGGTGTGGCTTATAAGCAGGACATTGACGATTTTAGGGAAAGTCCTGCTATTAAAGTGATCGAAGGGTTGAAAAAAAATGGCTCATATGTTGTGTACTTTGATCCTTATGCATCCGAGTATCGTAAGCAAGGAAAAGTTATGAAAAGCGAACCCGCATTGACCGCAGAGCTGATTGAAAGTGCGGATCTGGTTATGATAACAACTGCGCATTCCAACGTCGATTACGATTTTGTGCAAAAACACGCTAAAATTATCTTTGATACCAAAAATGCTATGAAGGACATAGCAAATAGAGAAAATATCGAAGTGCTATAG